Proteins co-encoded in one Nitrospiraceae bacterium genomic window:
- a CDS encoding thiamine pyrophosphate-dependent enzyme yields the protein MATAITLKELSKKEMLLTSGHRMCAGCGAPIVVKMTLLACDYPVIAANATGCLEVSTCISEYTAWKIPWIHNAFENAAATLSGVETMYRSLKKQGKIDKDVKFIAFGGDGGTYDIGFQSLSGAMERGHDMLYICYDNGAYMNTGIQRSSATPFGADTTTCPVGSIVKGKSQNRKNLTKIMAAHDIPYAAQASPSHWMDFIKKVQKALEIKGPKFINVISPCNRGWRSKTDDAIMLSRLAVETCYWPLYEIENGVTKVTYKPKEKKPLADFLKPQGRFKHLFSAENEGMLRTFQEYVDAEWEKLLKNSPTE from the coding sequence ATGGCAACTGCAATTACATTAAAAGAGCTTTCAAAAAAAGAAATGCTTTTGACTTCAGGACACAGAATGTGCGCTGGCTGCGGTGCACCTATAGTTGTTAAGATGACGCTCCTTGCATGCGATTATCCCGTTATTGCGGCAAATGCAACAGGTTGTCTCGAAGTATCAACATGTATATCTGAATACACTGCATGGAAGATTCCTTGGATACACAATGCCTTTGAGAATGCAGCAGCAACACTCTCTGGCGTTGAGACAATGTACAGGTCTCTGAAAAAACAGGGAAAGATTGATAAGGACGTCAAGTTCATAGCATTTGGCGGAGACGGTGGAACATATGATATAGGCTTCCAGAGTCTCTCAGGCGCAATGGAACGCGGTCATGACATGCTCTATATATGCTATGACAACGGCGCATACATGAACACAGGTATTCAGCGCTCGAGCGCCACTCCGTTTGGTGCAGACACAACAACATGCCCTGTCGGCAGTATTGTTAAGGGAAAATCTCAGAACAGGAAGAACCTTACAAAGATAATGGCTGCACACGATATTCCTTATGCTGCACAGGCATCTCCCAGCCACTGGATGGATTTTATTAAAAAAGTACAGAAGGCATTAGAGATAAAAGGGCCAAAATTCATTAATGTAATTTCTCCATGCAACAGAGGGTGGAGATCCAAAACTGATGATGCGATTATGCTCAGCAGACTTGCAGTTGAGACATGCTACTGGCCTTTGTATGAAATAGAAAACGGGGTTACAAAAGTTACATACAAGCCTAAAGAGAAAAAGCCTCTTGCGGATTTTTTGAAGCCGCAGGGAAGATTTAAGCACCTTTTTAGCGCTGAGAATGAAGGCATGCTGAGAACATTTCAGGAATATGTCGATGCTGAATGGGAGAAGCTTCTGAAAAATTCACCAACTGAATAA
- a CDS encoding glycosyltransferase family 2 protein: MSTIKQSEHRKKVSVCMATCNGSKFIESQLKSILPQLEEEDEVIISDDCSTDGTVDIIKSLNDKRIFVLKANFQNYVKNFENALSSASGEIIFLSDQDDVWRHDRVSRIMELLMKYDLVVSDAEIIDGESKILNKSIFELIGSGKGILKNFMHNSYIGCCMAFNKSILSKALPFSAKIPAHDWWIGMISEFVGKIYFCNEKLVFYRRHSSNKTFTGNKSRNTIYDKIKYRYILGSALISRLLKEKFIKFLSMR, translated from the coding sequence TTGAGCACCATAAAGCAGTCTGAACACAGAAAGAAAGTTTCTGTCTGTATGGCTACATGCAACGGCAGTAAATTTATTGAAAGTCAGCTGAAGAGTATCCTGCCTCAATTGGAAGAAGAGGATGAGGTAATCATATCAGACGACTGCTCTACGGATGGGACTGTAGATATAATAAAATCTCTCAATGATAAAAGAATTTTTGTTTTAAAGGCTAATTTCCAAAATTATGTAAAAAATTTTGAAAATGCTCTTTCAAGCGCTTCAGGAGAAATTATTTTTTTGTCTGATCAGGATGATGTATGGCGCCATGATAGAGTATCCCGCATAATGGAATTGTTGATGAAATATGATCTTGTTGTTTCTGATGCCGAGATAATTGATGGTGAATCTAAAATTTTAAATAAATCAATTTTTGAACTGATTGGTTCGGGGAAAGGCATTTTAAAAAATTTTATGCACAACAGTTATATCGGCTGCTGTATGGCCTTCAATAAATCAATTCTTTCTAAGGCTCTGCCGTTTTCAGCAAAAATTCCTGCACATGATTGGTGGATCGGTATGATAAGTGAGTTTGTTGGGAAAATATATTTTTGTAATGAAAAACTGGTTTTTTATCGTAGACATTCTTCTAATAAAACCTTTACGGGCAATAAAAGCAGAAATACGATTTATGACAAAATTAAGTATAGATATATTTTAGGGTCAGCTCTTATTTCGAGACTTTTAAAAGAAAAATTTATAAAATTTTTGAGTATGAGGTAA
- a CDS encoding fumarate hydratase — translation MLKLRDGIIELYRKTATSLPPDVENALIKARKSEEKGSNAEQALKVILDNITIARNTSRPICQDTGVPVFYVSLPRSFSQLEIENTIIEATRIATEKIPLRPNAVDIITEKNSGDNTGVGYPVIYFKESQDNVFTIDLMLKGGGSENVGQTYKLPMSELNAGRDFDGVRKCVLDAVQKSQGKGCPPYTIGVAIGAAKDQVTKLSKSQLLRKIDDINPISVLAGLEIKLLKEINKLGIGTMGFGGRTTAIAVKVAVNHRHPASYFVDISIACWANRRGILTW, via the coding sequence ATGCTAAAACTTCGTGATGGAATTATAGAATTATACAGAAAAACTGCAACGTCTCTGCCGCCTGATGTTGAGAATGCATTAATAAAAGCGCGTAAAAGCGAAGAGAAAGGCTCTAATGCCGAGCAGGCGCTAAAAGTAATACTCGATAACATTACCATAGCCCGCAATACATCCCGTCCAATATGCCAGGACACAGGAGTTCCTGTTTTTTATGTATCATTGCCAAGAAGCTTCAGCCAGCTTGAGATTGAAAATACAATTATTGAAGCTACACGCATTGCAACTGAAAAAATTCCATTAAGACCGAATGCTGTAGACATAATCACAGAAAAAAACAGCGGTGATAATACTGGTGTTGGTTATCCTGTAATATATTTCAAAGAATCACAGGATAATGTTTTTACAATAGATCTTATGTTGAAAGGCGGAGGCAGTGAAAATGTCGGGCAGACATATAAACTTCCAATGTCAGAGCTAAATGCAGGCAGAGATTTTGACGGAGTAAGAAAATGCGTTCTTGATGCGGTTCAGAAATCTCAGGGTAAGGGATGTCCTCCATACACTATAGGAGTTGCAATAGGCGCTGCAAAAGATCAGGTAACCAAGCTTTCCAAGAGCCAGCTGTTAAGAAAGATTGATGACATAAACCCAATCTCTGTTCTTGCAGGACTTGAGATAAAACTGCTAAAAGAGATTAATAAATTGGGAATAGGGACTATGGGCTTTGGCGGAAGGACTACTGCAATAGCTGTAAAGGTTGCAGTGAATCATCGTCATCCCGCATCATACTTTGTTGATATATCAATTGCATGCTGGGCTAACAGAAGAGGGATTCTCACATGGTAA
- a CDS encoding ABC transporter ATP-binding protein produces MNKTVITAKGIGKRYTIRHLSGQKPQTIRELFDYTWKNFIDKKNRKPKIEEFWAIKNIDFEIKQGERVGIIGRNGAGKSTLLKILSRITEPTTGTIHLHGRTASLLEVGTGFHPELTGRENIYLNGAILGMSRPEIRRKFDSIVSFSGIERFLDTPVKRYSSGMYVRLAFSVAVHLDPDILILDEVLAVGDAEFQKQCMKKIEESQNQGRTIILVSHTMSTIESLCTKAILMESGRIAFSGAASETIALYSEKK; encoded by the coding sequence ATGAATAAAACAGTGATCACAGCAAAAGGCATTGGCAAGCGTTATACTATCCGCCACTTATCAGGGCAAAAGCCCCAGACGATCCGCGAATTGTTTGATTATACATGGAAAAACTTCATTGACAAAAAAAATAGAAAACCTAAAATTGAAGAATTCTGGGCGATAAAAAATATTGACTTTGAAATTAAACAGGGAGAAAGAGTCGGTATTATCGGGAGAAATGGCGCAGGTAAATCAACTTTGCTTAAAATCTTAAGCAGAATTACTGAACCTACAACCGGCACAATTCATCTGCATGGCAGAACAGCAAGTCTCCTTGAAGTCGGAACAGGTTTTCATCCTGAACTTACAGGCCGTGAGAACATATATTTGAACGGAGCTATCTTAGGCATGTCAAGACCTGAGATACGGAGAAAATTTGATAGTATTGTTTCGTTCTCAGGCATAGAACGTTTTTTGGATACGCCTGTGAAACGCTATTCTTCCGGTATGTATGTTCGGCTTGCTTTTTCTGTTGCAGTGCACCTTGACCCTGATATCTTGATTCTTGATGAAGTGCTTGCAGTCGGCGATGCTGAGTTTCAAAAACAATGTATGAAAAAAATTGAAGAATCACAAAATCAGGGGCGTACGATCATTCTGGTAAGCCACACCATGTCTACCATCGAATCCTTGTGCACTAAAGCCATTTTGATGGAATCGGGAAGGATTGCATTCAGCGGCGCTGCTTCTGAAACAATAGCGCTTTACTCAGAAAAGAAATGA
- a CDS encoding FumA C-terminus/TtdB family hydratase beta subunit, with translation MVRKKVKIKKEKIINLPMTKKDALNLKVGDNVLINGIMVTGRDKVHKFLCNKKIQKKDMPIDLEGAVLYHCGPIVKKIEGKYRIIAAGPTTSIRVEMYEHEVISKYKIRGVMGKGGMGGKTLDAMRKNGCVYFHTIGGAAAYLADRIIRVADVWKLDEFGTTEAMWVLEVENFPAIVTMDAHGKSLHDKIEKKSNSEFSKLIR, from the coding sequence ATGGTAAGGAAAAAAGTGAAGATCAAAAAAGAAAAAATAATTAATCTGCCCATGACAAAGAAAGACGCTTTGAATCTCAAAGTCGGAGATAATGTTCTTATCAATGGGATTATGGTTACAGGAAGAGACAAGGTTCATAAATTTCTTTGTAATAAGAAAATTCAGAAAAAAGATATGCCGATTGACCTTGAAGGAGCGGTTTTATACCACTGCGGCCCGATAGTTAAAAAAATAGAAGGTAAATATAGAATAATAGCAGCCGGCCCTACAACAAGCATACGAGTAGAGATGTATGAACATGAAGTTATATCAAAATACAAAATACGCGGAGTAATGGGCAAGGGCGGTATGGGGGGAAAAACTCTTGATGCAATGCGCAAAAACGGATGTGTATATTTTCATACAATAGGCGGAGCAGCAGCATATCTTGCAGACAGGATAATAAGAGTTGCCGATGTGTGGAAACTTGATGAATTTGGTACCACTGAAGCTATGTGGGTGCTTGAGGTTGAAAATTTTCCTGCAATAGTTACGATGGATGCACACGGAAAGAGTCTGCATGATAAAATTGAGAAAAAATCTAATTCAGAGTTTAGTAAGCTCATAAGGTAA
- a CDS encoding glycosyltransferase family 2 protein, whose product MFNEHLKSNCICAIIVTYNPDFLTIGQILNKLADQVNRIIIIDNFSQNGFCDWIKAEKNYKNMTFFLNENMGLGYAYNLGVKKARESGCSHIILFDQDSVPESNMVIILMNAFNNLKQQGYKISAVGPVYHDLRTDLFSPFMRLGWFRFNQIKSMDSIYVPADFLISSGSLISLETINDIGTMDESLFIDKIDIEWFLRARSLGYCAWGVSNAFMEHSIGESARQIWGFRRKIFFQHKPFRYYYIFRNSFLLYRREYMSVKWMSADIISLLQIFVFLLLTGRSREKIFQMIFKGIFDGVKGISGKLE is encoded by the coding sequence ATGTTTAACGAACATCTTAAATCAAATTGCATATGCGCAATAATTGTGACTTACAATCCTGACTTTTTAACAATCGGTCAGATTTTAAATAAGTTAGCAGATCAGGTCAATCGGATTATTATCATTGATAATTTTTCTCAAAACGGTTTTTGTGATTGGATTAAAGCGGAAAAAAATTATAAAAACATGACTTTTTTTTTAAATGAGAATATGGGGTTGGGATATGCCTATAATTTAGGCGTAAAGAAAGCTAGAGAGTCAGGCTGTTCACACATTATTTTATTCGATCAGGATAGTGTGCCAGAATCAAACATGGTTATTATACTGATGAATGCATTTAATAATCTTAAGCAGCAAGGTTATAAAATATCTGCTGTGGGGCCTGTTTATCATGATTTGAGAACAGATTTATTTTCTCCTTTTATGCGGTTAGGATGGTTTAGATTCAATCAGATAAAATCTATGGATTCAATTTATGTTCCTGCTGACTTTCTTATTTCATCAGGTTCTCTGATCTCTCTTGAGACGATAAATGATATAGGGACTATGGACGAATCTTTGTTTATCGATAAGATTGATATAGAGTGGTTTTTGCGCGCTCGTTCTCTTGGATATTGTGCATGGGGAGTGTCTAACGCTTTTATGGAACATTCTATCGGAGAATCAGCGAGGCAAATCTGGGGTTTCAGACGGAAAATTTTTTTTCAACACAAGCCTTTTCGCTACTATTATATTTTCCGCAACAGTTTTCTCCTCTATCGCAGAGAATATATGTCTGTTAAATGGATGTCTGCAGATATAATAAGCTTGCTGCAGATTTTTGTTTTTTTACTTTTAACTGGGCGGTCAAGAGAGAAGATTTTTCAGATGATTTTTAAAGGTATTTTTGATGGTGTAAAGGGGATTAGCGGAAAGCTTGAATAA
- a CDS encoding ABC transporter permease yields MDNKHEYTLIIEAGRLKSNYWKDLWRYRELFYFLSWRDILVRYKQTVLGIAWNVVRPLLTMAIFTFIFGKLAKLPSMDMPYSLIVFSGLIPWQFFASSLTGVSNSLVVNSNLISKVYFPRLIVPMSAFVVNLVDFLISLCLFVGLMIWYQVLPGWKIVFLPMFLALEIFSLLGLGLWMASLNVKYRDFNFISGFLIQIGLYISPVGFISSLVPEQWRLIYYLNPMVGIIDGFRWSLLPGITELNLISIYMSLGVSILSFMLGMSYFRKAEQTFADII; encoded by the coding sequence ATGGATAATAAACATGAATATACCCTGATCATTGAAGCCGGGAGACTAAAATCTAATTACTGGAAAGATCTGTGGCGTTATAGGGAATTGTTTTACTTCCTCTCATGGCGCGACATTCTTGTTCGTTATAAACAGACTGTTTTAGGCATTGCATGGAATGTAGTAAGACCGCTTCTGACGATGGCTATCTTTACTTTTATTTTCGGGAAGCTTGCTAAACTGCCTTCCATGGACATGCCGTATTCCCTGATAGTTTTTTCAGGCTTAATTCCATGGCAGTTTTTTGCTTCGTCATTAACCGGCGTAAGCAACAGTCTAGTTGTAAATTCTAATCTTATTTCTAAAGTTTACTTTCCAAGACTTATAGTTCCGATGAGCGCTTTTGTAGTGAATCTTGTGGATTTTTTGATATCCCTCTGCCTTTTTGTCGGTTTAATGATATGGTATCAGGTATTACCGGGATGGAAAATTGTTTTTTTGCCCATGTTTCTTGCGCTTGAAATTTTTTCATTATTAGGGCTGGGACTCTGGATGGCATCACTCAATGTGAAATACAGGGATTTTAATTTTATCTCGGGATTTTTAATACAAATAGGTTTATACATTTCACCTGTTGGTTTTATCAGTTCTCTTGTGCCTGAACAATGGCGTCTTATATATTATCTCAATCCAATGGTTGGAATTATTGACGGATTCCGCTGGTCGCTTTTGCCTGGGATAACAGAGTTGAATCTTATTAGTATTTATATGTCATTGGGAGTTTCGATATTGAGTTTTATGCTTGGCATGTCATATTTTAGAAAAGCTGAACAAACTTTTGCAGATATTATCTAA
- a CDS encoding roadblock/LC7 domain-containing protein, with amino-acid sequence MATSDLVMYENEFQKIDEELKKLQQQANANIVFLVDKNGQLIACAGDISNVDTTSLASLTAGNIAATGGMARLLGEKEFSILFHEGEKDNIHISLIGHRVILVVIFDKRSSLGLVRLRVKKSSEALSNLFNEMTNKAETEKSGEKAERSPFAEISDEDIDNLFK; translated from the coding sequence ATGGCTACATCTGATCTTGTGATGTATGAGAACGAGTTTCAGAAGATTGACGAGGAACTCAAAAAACTGCAGCAGCAGGCGAATGCGAACATCGTCTTTCTTGTTGACAAGAACGGCCAGTTAATAGCGTGTGCCGGCGACATCAGCAATGTCGATACCACTTCGCTTGCGTCCCTGACAGCAGGCAACATAGCGGCAACAGGCGGAATGGCAAGGCTTCTTGGAGAGAAAGAATTTTCAATTCTCTTTCATGAGGGTGAAAAAGACAATATACATATCTCTTTAATTGGACACAGAGTAATTCTTGTCGTGATATTTGACAAAAGATCTTCACTGGGACTTGTAAGGCTGAGGGTTAAAAAATCATCAGAAGCTCTTTCTAACTTATTCAATGAAATGACAAACAAGGCTGAGACAGAAAAATCAGGTGAAAAGGCGGAAAGATCGCCTTTTGCGGAGATAAGCGATGAAGATATTGATAATCTTTTCAAGTAG
- a CDS encoding SurA N-terminal domain-containing protein — MKKVLVLILGIFILVGCSKDGSKKNPVLAKVDGSAITKEDLSRELEALPVFAQKMFDGEEGKSRLIDEIVKKELLYKEAKKKGLDKDPAYAKKIADTQKLILISTLLEKEIDSKVNVSEQEIKDFYDKNKANIKDKSGRQYKFEEVKGYLTQQISSQKQKEAFDAYIENLKKTYKVEINKQAIADISKPAESKKDNKKEPIKEQPKK, encoded by the coding sequence ATGAAAAAAGTATTAGTTTTGATTCTTGGGATTTTTATTCTGGTTGGGTGCTCAAAAGACGGAAGCAAGAAAAACCCTGTTTTAGCAAAGGTCGATGGATCCGCTATAACAAAGGAGGACTTGAGCAGAGAGCTTGAAGCGCTTCCTGTTTTTGCACAGAAGATGTTTGACGGCGAAGAAGGCAAATCGAGACTTATAGATGAGATTGTAAAGAAAGAACTGCTTTATAAGGAAGCAAAGAAAAAAGGTCTTGATAAAGACCCAGCATATGCAAAGAAAATTGCAGATACACAGAAGCTCATTCTTATCAGTACTCTCTTAGAGAAAGAGATTGACAGCAAGGTGAATGTATCTGAGCAGGAAATAAAAGATTTTTACGACAAGAACAAGGCAAACATTAAGGATAAGAGCGGCAGACAATACAAATTTGAAGAAGTTAAGGGCTATCTGACTCAGCAGATAAGCTCACAGAAACAAAAAGAGGCTTTCGACGCGTATATCGAAAATCTGAAAAAGACATACAAGGTTGAAATAAACAAACAGGCGATTGCAGATATCTCAAAACCGGCAGAGTCAAAGAAAGACAACAAAAAGGAACCCATAAAAGAACAGCCAAAAAAATAA
- a CDS encoding DUF616 domain-containing protein, translated as MNKKMKSKKLGVVYTCITNKYDDLVDHSYKDPKWDYVCFTDDLSIKNNGNLSWQVRPIIFTALDPVRNQRWHKLHPHILFPEYERSLWVDGNVNVLKKDLFEDLGKAIKEFMKISSAPHRDRNCVYEELEACIALNKDDFKIMKKQIEMIKKDGFPAKQGLFETNILFRENNDKKNIELMNDWWSWVENFSRRDQLSFTYALWKHGVKCSPLTDISYRRNDGRIAFSSHNPDISQVTRLKTPFLLKNIFKEGFSELIRTIFQSGKNI; from the coding sequence ATGAATAAAAAAATGAAAAGCAAAAAACTCGGAGTGGTCTATACTTGTATAACAAACAAATATGATGATCTTGTTGATCATTCATATAAAGATCCCAAGTGGGATTATGTTTGTTTTACTGATGATTTATCTATTAAGAATAATGGAAATTTGTCATGGCAGGTAAGGCCAATAATATTTACAGCCCTTGATCCTGTGCGAAATCAACGCTGGCACAAACTGCATCCTCACATTCTATTCCCTGAATATGAGAGAAGTTTATGGGTTGACGGGAACGTAAACGTATTAAAAAAAGATTTATTCGAAGATTTAGGGAAAGCAATAAAAGAATTCATGAAAATTTCGAGTGCTCCACATCGCGATAGAAACTGTGTTTATGAAGAGCTGGAAGCTTGCATAGCATTAAACAAAGATGATTTTAAAATAATGAAAAAACAGATTGAGATGATAAAAAAGGATGGATTTCCCGCAAAACAAGGTCTTTTTGAGACCAATATATTATTCAGAGAGAATAACGACAAAAAGAATATCGAGCTTATGAATGATTGGTGGTCTTGGGTTGAAAACTTTTCTAGACGCGATCAGCTCAGTTTCACATACGCTCTATGGAAACACGGTGTAAAGTGCTCACCCCTTACAGATATCTCTTATAGAAGAAATGACGGAAGAATAGCTTTTAGCTCACATAATCCAGATATCTCTCAAGTAACGAGATTGAAGACTCCCTTTCTTTTAAAAAATATTTTTAAAGAAGGATTCTCTGAATTGATTCGGACAATTTTTCAAAGCGGTAAAAATATATGA
- a CDS encoding class I SAM-dependent methyltransferase, translating into MRFYKEMMSCLKFKYPDVDDFTADLQGFKLTTSQKKLVMTLLVRNEKDIIRHNIDFHLSKGVDFIIATDNDSTDGTREILAEYEKRGILHVIDEKGKDHDQAGWNNHMTTIARDKYNADIVFHCDADEFWHPRAGNLKYEILKRPEDILIVDVVNILLSDKSGKETFPEDAKYAVVDPLVAEDYINDTKDTNFFYFKYPPKVIFKLKNKLFFVSQGNHFVTNKDSSVAEGISKDILIYHYPIRNKAQFFQKTIQSGSSHERNKKLDKKMGFHVRRWYKSYKKGLLDKEYKKLILKDTEVNEFLKQGFVEEIDFRDLMSGFEATSGVWKYFNRKFEYEEMLHDFESAWSGHKYFAYDLVRNLKPKTIVELGTYKGISFCSFCQGVKDARYNANLYSVDTWLGDKHSGFYDSNIFETLTKIVKRYYCDLKINFLEKTFDQACNEFEDYSIDLLHIDGLHTYEAVKHDFETWLPKVKKEGIIFLHDIFVNKDDFGVYKLWEELKNKYKTIEFYQSYGLGVIFKNECGYDDFFAKEKEWQMRYSCIAEDKRNKLIHEMINGGDDVFSPHSKKKIYFCNAVIRLFKYLFRGEFHNIGQAVFRFIKKLNKKF; encoded by the coding sequence ATGAGATTTTATAAAGAAATGATGTCATGCCTAAAATTTAAGTATCCTGACGTTGATGATTTCACTGCTGATCTTCAAGGCTTTAAGCTGACTACAAGTCAAAAAAAACTTGTCATGACTCTGCTTGTCAGGAATGAAAAAGATATAATCCGCCATAATATTGATTTTCATTTAAGTAAAGGTGTTGATTTTATTATTGCTACTGACAATGATTCAACAGATGGAACCAGAGAAATTTTAGCCGAGTATGAGAAAAGAGGAATTTTGCATGTGATTGATGAAAAAGGTAAAGACCATGATCAAGCAGGCTGGAACAACCACATGACAACAATCGCCCGGGATAAATACAATGCTGATATTGTCTTTCATTGCGACGCTGATGAATTTTGGCACCCTAGAGCAGGCAATCTTAAATATGAAATTTTGAAAAGACCTGAAGATATATTAATAGTTGACGTGGTAAACATATTATTATCAGATAAAAGTGGCAAAGAAACATTTCCTGAAGATGCAAAATATGCAGTTGTTGATCCTCTTGTCGCTGAAGACTATATAAATGATACTAAGGACACCAACTTTTTTTATTTTAAATACCCTCCTAAAGTTATTTTCAAACTGAAGAATAAACTTTTTTTTGTTTCTCAGGGAAATCATTTTGTGACCAACAAGGATTCTTCCGTGGCAGAAGGCATCTCAAAAGATATACTTATTTATCATTATCCTATAAGAAATAAAGCTCAGTTTTTTCAGAAAACAATACAGAGTGGAAGTTCTCATGAAAGAAACAAAAAACTCGATAAAAAAATGGGATTTCATGTAAGGCGCTGGTACAAAAGCTATAAAAAAGGTCTGCTGGATAAAGAATATAAAAAGCTTATTCTTAAAGACACTGAAGTTAACGAGTTTTTGAAGCAAGGATTTGTCGAGGAGATAGATTTCAGGGATTTGATGTCAGGATTCGAAGCAACTAGCGGTGTCTGGAAATATTTTAACAGAAAATTCGAGTATGAGGAGATGCTTCATGATTTTGAATCAGCATGGTCAGGGCATAAGTATTTCGCATATGATCTAGTGCGCAATCTGAAACCAAAGACAATTGTTGAGTTGGGAACATACAAGGGCATATCGTTTTGTTCGTTTTGTCAAGGCGTGAAAGATGCTCGTTACAATGCAAATCTCTACTCTGTGGACACATGGCTGGGAGATAAGCATTCGGGATTTTATGACAGTAATATTTTTGAAACCTTAACTAAAATAGTGAAAAGGTATTACTGTGACTTGAAAATTAATTTTTTAGAAAAAACATTTGATCAGGCATGCAATGAATTTGAGGATTATTCGATAGATTTACTGCATATTGATGGACTGCACACATATGAGGCTGTAAAACATGATTTTGAAACATGGCTGCCTAAAGTCAAAAAAGAAGGGATTATTTTTCTTCATGATATTTTCGTAAATAAGGACGATTTCGGTGTTTATAAGCTATGGGAAGAGCTGAAAAATAAATACAAAACAATAGAATTTTATCAGTCTTATGGACTTGGGGTTATATTTAAAAATGAATGCGGCTATGATGATTTTTTTGCTAAAGAAAAAGAATGGCAGATGAGATATTCATGCATCGCGGAAGACAAGAGAAACAAGCTTATACATGAAATGATTAACGGCGGAGATGATGTTTTTTCACCGCATTCTAAGAAAAAAATTTATTTTTGTAATGCGGTTATTCGCTTATTTAAATACCTTTTCAGGGGTGAATTTCATAATATAGGGCAGGCAGTTTTTCGATTTATAAAAAAGCTGAATAAGAAATTCTAG
- a CDS encoding GTPase domain-containing protein, which yields MSFINYSSREINCKIVYYGPGLCGKTTNLQLIYRKTNPDQKGKLISLATETERTLFFDFLPLALGDIKGFKIRFHLYTVPGQVFYAASRKLILKGVDGIVFVADSQLERMEANIESLEDLKINLAEQGYVLEKLPFVIQYNKRDLPNVAPLEEMNKLLNVDGVPWFEAIAPNGLGVFETLKGVAKQVLLEIKKHY from the coding sequence GTGTCCTTTATAAATTATTCTTCGCGGGAAATTAACTGCAAGATTGTCTATTATGGTCCTGGTTTGTGCGGAAAGACCACAAATCTTCAGCTCATTTATAGAAAAACAAATCCGGATCAAAAAGGCAAACTTATTTCTCTGGCAACAGAGACAGAGAGAACTCTGTTCTTTGATTTCTTGCCGCTTGCTCTGGGTGATATCAAAGGTTTTAAAATAAGATTTCATTTATATACAGTTCCAGGTCAGGTTTTCTATGCTGCAAGCAGAAAGCTGATACTCAAGGGTGTTGACGGAATTGTCTTTGTCGCTGATTCACAATTAGAGAGAATGGAGGCAAACATAGAGAGTCTCGAAGATTTAAAGATAAATCTTGCCGAGCAGGGATATGTTCTTGAAAAACTTCCTTTTGTCATACAGTACAATAAAAGGGACCTTCCAAATGTTGCGCCATTGGAAGAGATGAATAAACTGCTCAATGTTGACGGCGTTCCATGGTTCGAGGCAATTGCACCCAATGGACTGGGCGTATTCGAAACATTGAAAGGCGTTGCAAAACAAGTTCTGCTTGAAATAAAAAAGCATTACTAA